In the Candidatus Omnitrophota bacterium genome, CTTGACCTTGTTCAGGAACGGCAGCTTATCTTTAATAAAGGCGTCTATGCCGTAATTTTGGAGCCCGATGGAATTGAGCATGCCTGACGGCGTCTCGACGACGCGAGGAGGGACGTTACCCTCCCTAGGTTCCAGGGTCACCGATTTGGTCACGATAGCCCCAAGCTTGTTCAGGTCTACGAGTTTCCCGTATTCCTCACCTGACCCGAATGTCCCGGACGCGACAAGCACCGGATTCTTAAATTCGAGCCCGGCTATCTTAACCTTAAGGTTCGGCTTTACCATATTACCTCTTTAGCGTTAAAGACCGGGCCGTCTTTACAGACCAGTTTATACCCCGATCTTGTTTTTATCGCGCACCCCAGGCACGCGCCCACCCCGCAGGCAATATTCTCCTCCAAAGAGACGTAACATTCAAGCCCGCGTTTTTCCGCGATGCGCCCGGCCGCTTTCAGCATACCCCCGGGGCCGCAGGCAAATATGACCGGCCGGAACCCCTTTTTTACCGGCAGGAATCTGTTTAAAATGTCTGTCACGAAACACTTTTCTCCGCAGCTTCCGTCATCGGTGGCAACTATCGTCTCGATGCCGATCTTCCTGAAGTGGTCTTCGCAAAGAAGGGCATTTTTATTCCTGGCGCCTAATATCGCATAAGTTTTGGCGCTTTTTATCTTAGCGAGCGCGTCTGC is a window encoding:
- a CDS encoding dihydroorotate dehydrogenase electron transfer subunit, producing the protein MARSHMIQVSGKVVSNKRLKPGYCLMAVKCPSIAKKAKPGQFLTIRCGDTDTPLLRRPFGFHRIKASGFEILYEIKGKGTRFLSGLKPGAKIDVLGPLGNGFTVTKGRKNFIILAGGIGVAPLASLADALAKIKSAKTYAILGARNKNALLCEDHFRKIGIETIVATDDGSCGEKCFVTDILNRFLPVKKGFRPVIFACGPGGMLKAAGRIAEKRGLECYVSLEENIACGVGACLGCAIKTRSGYKLVCKDGPVFNAKEVIW